The DNA window GGCAGGTTATCCACGTGTTACTCACCCGTCCGCCACTATCCGGTCGCCGGTCGTCAGACTTCAGTCGTCAGGGCTCCCAGGTTATTCGCCCCGCGAATACCTCCCTGCCCCAACGTCCGCCGTCTGATGACCGGCGTCCGGACCGTTCGACTTGCATGTGTTAGGCACGCCGCCAGCGTTCGTCCTGAGCCAGGATCAAACTCTCCATGAAACTCTCTAAGTCTATCAGAAGACTCGCTTCTTGTGTCTGGCTTGCTTTTTTGTGCCGTCTGTCATCTTTTGCCATCCGTCTTCTCCCAAACGTCTGACGCCCGATGACTGACGACCGCTCTTTGCCTTTGCCTTGCGCTGTTCAGTTTTCAAGGATCGGTTTTTTTTATTTTTCCGCCGCTTGCCGGCGGCATTGATTATAATATCATTTCCGGTATATATCGTCAAGTACTTTTTAAAAAAACAAATTCTGACAGCCATGTTATCGGCTGTCAGAATCCGATTATCACTCCTCGGCGGCTACGCGGGCCATGGAGACCAGGCTGTCGCCTTCGTTCAGCTTCATAATGGTCACGCCCTGGGCGGCCCGGCCCACGCGGGAAATTTCCCCGGCCGGGGTGCGCATGACAATGCCCTCCCGGGTGATCAGCATGATCTCTTCGTCTTCTTTAACCATGAGCAGGGAGACCACTTCGCCGTTGCGGGCCGTGGTTTTGACCAGGATAATGCCCATATTGCCCCGGCTCTGGGGGCGGAAGTCGGCCAGCGGTGTGCGTTTGCCGTAGCCGTTCTCGGTCACCACCAGCACATCGGCATCGGGGCGCACCACGTCCATGGCCACCACCCGGTCACCCGGGCGCAGTTTGATGCCCCGCACGCCACGCGCCGTACGGCCGTGGGGCGTCACTTCGCTTTCCGGGAAACGCAGGGCGTAGCCCAGGCGGGTGGCCAGCATGAGCTCCTGCTGACCGTCGGTTTGTTTTACCTCAATCAGGCTGTCGCCCTCGTCCAAACTGATGGCGATGATGCCGTCCCGGCGCGAGGTGTCGAACTGGCTGAGTTCGGTCTTTTTGATCACACCGCTTTCGGTAACCATGACCAGGTAGCTGTCGGCGGAAAATTCCTTAATGGCAAAGGCGGCCGTCACCCGTTCGTCCTGATCGATGTAGAGCAGGTTGACCAGGTGCGTGCCCTTGGCCGTGCGCCCGGCTTCCGGCACTTCGTGCACTTTTAAGCGATATACTTTTCCTTTATTAGTAAAAATTAACAGGTAATGATGGGTGCTGGTAATAAACAGGTGCCGCACATAGTCCTCTTCCTTGGTACCCATAGCTGTAACGCCCCGGCCGCCCCGGCGCTGGCTGCGGTAGGTATCCAGGGCGATGCGCTTGATATAGCCCTGGTTGGTGATGGTGATGACCATGTCCTCTTCCTGAATCAGGTCTTCTACGGCGATCTCGGTATCCTCTTCCTGGGAGATCACAGTGCGGCGCGGGTCGGCAAATTTGGCTTTCAGTTCCAGCAGCTCATCCTTGATAATTTTCAAAAGCAGGTTGATGTCTCCCAGAATGGAGCGGTAATAGGCAATTTTTTGCTGCAAGTCCTTGTATTCGCCCACCAGCTTTTCCCTTTCCAGGCCGGTCAGGCTGCGCAGGCGCATTTCCACAATGGCCTCGGCCTGTCGCTCGCTTAAAGCAAAGCGGGCGATCAGCGATTTGCGGGCCGCTTCCACCGTGCGGGAGGAGCGGATGATGCTGATCACTTCGTCAATGTGGTCTAAAGCGGTGAGCAGACCTTCAATGATGTGGGCCCGCTCCTCCGCCTTGCGCAGGTCGTACCGGGTGCGCCGGGTGACCACATCCTTCTGGTGCTCCAGGTAGTGGTGCAGCATCTCTTTTAAATTGAGCACCATGGGCTGCCCTTTGACCAGGGCCAGCATGATCACACCAAAGCTGTCCTGCAGTTGGGTGTGTTTGTAAAGGTGGTTTAAGACCACCTGGGGATTGACATCGCGGCGCAGTTCGATGACCACGCGCATGCCCCGCCGGTCGGATTCATCGCGCAGGTCGGTGATGCCGTCGATTTTCTTTTCCTTGACCAGCTCGGCTATTTTTTCCACCAACCGGGCTTTGTTCACCATGTAGGGCAGCTCGTTGACAATAATGGCGCTCTTGCCGCCGTGGATTTTTTCAATGGTGGTCTGGGCGCGCACTTTGATGGAGCCGCGCCCGGTGGTGTAGGCCTGGCGGATGCCCGAGCGGCCCATGATTTTGGCGCCGGTGGGAAAGTCCGGCCCTTTGATGATCTTGAGCAGGTCATCGATCTGGCAGTCCGGGTGATCGATCAGATGGATGACGCCGTCAATCACCTCGCCCAGGTTGTGGGGCGGGATGTTGGTGGCCATGCCCACGGCAATGCCCGACGAACCGTTGACCAGCAAGTTGGGGATGCGGGAAGGCAGGATGGTGGGTTCCTGGTCGCTGTTGTCGTAGTTGGGCACGAAGTCCACGGTTTCTTTTTCAATGTCGGCCAGCATGGCAGTGGCTATTTTGGCCATTCTGGCCTCGGTGTAACGCATGGCGGCCGGAGCGTCGCCGTCCACCGAGCCGAAGTTGCCGTGCCCGTCCACCAGCGGGTAGCGGCTGGCGAAATCCTGGGCCATGCGCACCAGCGCCTCGTAGACCGCCATATCGCCGTGGGGGTGGAATTTGGCCAGCACGCCGCCCACGATGTGCGAGCACTTGCGGTGGGGTTTGTCCGGTGTGATGCCCAGTTGGTGCATGGCGTAGAGGATGCGCCGGTGCACGGGCTTGAGGCCGTCGCGCACGTCGGGCAGGGCCCGGCCCACGATGACGCTCATGGCGTAGTCCAGGTAGGAGTTTTTCATTTCGTCTTTGATGTCAATGGGGATGACTTTGCCAAACAGGGATGGCAATATGTATCACCTCAGATATCCAGATTGCGCACCGCGTGGGCGTTCTCCTGTATAAATAGCCGGCGCGGCTCCACCTTGTCACCCATGAGCATGGAAAAGATGGCGTCGGCCTCGATGGCGTCCTCCAGCGTCACCTGCAGGATGGTGCGCACATCCGGGTCCATGGTGGTTTCCCAGAGTTGCTCGGCGTTCATTTCGCCCAGACCTTTGTATCGCTGGATGCTGACGCCCTCCCGGCCGATGCGCTGCAGGTAGCGCTCCAATTCCTGGTCGTTGTAAACATAGGTCTCGCTCTTGCCCTTTTTCACCTTGTACAGGGGCGGCTGGGCAATGAAGACGTAGCCGTTTTCAATCAAAGGCCGCATGTAGCGGTAAAAGAAGGTGAGCAGCAGGGTGCGTATGTGGGCGCCGTCCACGTCGGCGTCGGTCATGATGATGATTTTGTGGTACCTGGCTTTGGAAATGTCGAAGTCATCGCCAATGCCCGTGCCCAGGGCGGTGATCAGGGCGCGGATTTCTTCATTGGCCAGGATCTTGTCCAGGCGGGATTTTTCCACGTTCAGGATCTTGCCGCGCAGGGGCAGGATGGCCTGGAAGCGCCGGTCGCGCCCGCCTTTGGCCGAACCGCCGGCCGAGTCGCCCTCCACCAGGTAGAGCTCGCACAGGGAGGGATCGCGCTCGGAGCAGTCGGCCAGCTTGCCCGGCAGGGTGGTGTTTTCCAGGGCGCTCTTGC is part of the Desulfurispora thermophila DSM 16022 genome and encodes:
- the gyrA gene encoding DNA gyrase subunit A — encoded protein: MPSLFGKVIPIDIKDEMKNSYLDYAMSVIVGRALPDVRDGLKPVHRRILYAMHQLGITPDKPHRKCSHIVGGVLAKFHPHGDMAVYEALVRMAQDFASRYPLVDGHGNFGSVDGDAPAAMRYTEARMAKIATAMLADIEKETVDFVPNYDNSDQEPTILPSRIPNLLVNGSSGIAVGMATNIPPHNLGEVIDGVIHLIDHPDCQIDDLLKIIKGPDFPTGAKIMGRSGIRQAYTTGRGSIKVRAQTTIEKIHGGKSAIIVNELPYMVNKARLVEKIAELVKEKKIDGITDLRDESDRRGMRVVIELRRDVNPQVVLNHLYKHTQLQDSFGVIMLALVKGQPMVLNLKEMLHHYLEHQKDVVTRRTRYDLRKAEERAHIIEGLLTALDHIDEVISIIRSSRTVEAARKSLIARFALSERQAEAIVEMRLRSLTGLEREKLVGEYKDLQQKIAYYRSILGDINLLLKIIKDELLELKAKFADPRRTVISQEEDTEIAVEDLIQEEDMVITITNQGYIKRIALDTYRSQRRGGRGVTAMGTKEEDYVRHLFITSTHHYLLIFTNKGKVYRLKVHEVPEAGRTAKGTHLVNLLYIDQDERVTAAFAIKEFSADSYLVMVTESGVIKKTELSQFDTSRRDGIIAISLDEGDSLIEVKQTDGQQELMLATRLGYALRFPESEVTPHGRTARGVRGIKLRPGDRVVAMDVVRPDADVLVVTENGYGKRTPLADFRPQSRGNMGIILVKTTARNGEVVSLLMVKEDEEIMLITREGIVMRTPAGEISRVGRAAQGVTIMKLNEGDSLVSMARVAAEE